A DNA window from Bradyrhizobium sp. CCBAU 53421 contains the following coding sequences:
- a CDS encoding branched-chain amino acid ABC transporter permease, with protein MQKKFDRGLERTRWLAGIAVFAVLGLVGVLANPYVISLMTIVLLFTFLGQSWNLMLGIGGQLSIGHALFVGLGAYSVGVLYVKYGISPWVGLLTGMILAGSVGASIAWLSFRFEVRGIYFALLTIAAAEFARIMFSGWEFVGAMQGLFFPAPTGGIEISMLRGDARFYYFVALALAALGIIGTEFISRSYLGYVWRAMRDDESAARALGVRTFQHKILVISLSAATAAAGGGVLALVQGSIFPDSIMGMGLSVDVLIGPVVGGLGTTFGPLVGSLAAIPLNHLMSALGDSLRIPGLNNITYGVVLISVVWFLPDGIWPAIVRLSKAIQAPPTAWLWQSRKVEE; from the coding sequence GGTCTTCGCTGTCCTGGGATTAGTCGGGGTGCTGGCAAACCCGTACGTCATCTCGCTGATGACGATCGTATTGTTGTTCACCTTCCTCGGACAGTCCTGGAACTTGATGCTTGGCATCGGCGGGCAGCTATCGATCGGTCACGCCCTTTTTGTCGGGCTGGGAGCCTATTCCGTCGGTGTCCTCTACGTTAAGTACGGCATTTCGCCATGGGTCGGGCTCTTGACCGGAATGATCCTCGCCGGATCCGTTGGCGCGTCGATCGCCTGGTTGAGCTTCCGGTTCGAGGTTCGCGGTATCTATTTCGCGCTGCTTACGATTGCCGCCGCCGAGTTCGCCAGGATCATGTTCAGTGGCTGGGAGTTCGTGGGCGCAATGCAGGGATTGTTCTTTCCTGCGCCAACAGGCGGGATTGAGATCTCCATGCTTCGCGGCGATGCCCGCTTCTACTACTTCGTCGCGCTTGCACTGGCGGCGTTGGGAATAATCGGAACCGAATTTATTTCACGATCTTACCTCGGATACGTATGGCGGGCGATGCGCGACGACGAATCGGCCGCACGCGCGCTCGGCGTCCGGACCTTCCAGCACAAGATTCTCGTGATCTCGCTATCGGCTGCAACGGCCGCCGCGGGCGGTGGCGTTCTGGCACTCGTGCAAGGGTCGATATTCCCGGACTCCATCATGGGGATGGGGCTATCGGTAGACGTCCTGATAGGGCCCGTGGTCGGAGGGCTGGGGACTACGTTCGGTCCGCTGGTCGGGTCGCTCGCCGCGATTCCGCTCAATCACTTGATGAGCGCGCTCGGCGACAGTCTTCGGATCCCGGGACTGAACAATATTACCTACGGTGTTGTCCTGATCTCGGTCGTCTGGTTCCTGCCAGACGGCATCTGGCCGGCGATTGTGCGCCTTTCCAAAGCTATCCAGGCGCCACCCACGGCATGGCTGTGGCAGTCCCGAAAGGTCGAAGAATGA